The sequence below is a genomic window from Candidatus Palauibacter australiensis.
GAACTTGATGAAGAACTGGGCCCACGAATGGGCGTCGAACTCGCTCGCCCACTCCGGCACCTCGCGGTCCCCCACGCGCGACCAGAGCCGCGTGCGCCCGAACGGCACGTAGACGAGCACGCCGATGTTCCGTTCCGCCGCGAGCGGCAGGATCTCGTCGGCCGCGCTCACGTTGTCGACCGCGTAGTCGATGCCGATGAAGTCGAGGGGATAGTCCTGCATGGACTGAATGAGCGCGGGATACTGCCGCTTGCTCGTGGAAGTGATCCCGATGTAGCGGACGCGCCCGGCCGCCTTCAGCTCCTCGAGGATCCCCACCTGCACCGGCGGATCTCCGAGGTTGTGGACCTGGATGCAGTCGATGACGGGGACGCCGAAGTACTCGAACGAACGCTCGATCTGGGCCCGGGCGGCGTCCGGATCCGCGGAGCCCCCGCCCCGCCCGGCCACGTTCACCTTGGTCGCCCAGAAGATGCGGTCGGAGATCCCGAGCCTCTGGCAGATGTCTCCCGCCGCCCTCTCGGACGCCCCGCGCCCGTAGCTGGGTGCGGTGTCGAACACCGAGCCGCCGCCGTCCACCAGCGCCTGCATGACGCCTTCGATCTGCGTGTGGTCGTCGCTGAGCGCCACGCGCTGAAAGGTTGCCGAACTGCCGAGGCCGACGATCGGCAGTTCCTCCCCGGTGGAGGGAATGGGCCGCGTGATCATCTCCTGGTTCGCGAACGCGCGCAGGATGCGGGGGTTGAGAGACAGCGCCGCACCCGCGGCGGCGGTGGAGCGGAGCCAGTCGCGTCGAGTGAACATCGTCGGATCTTCCTCGTGCTGGGGTTGTGACCGAGGCGCCAAGCGTCCGTGTACCGCGCCAAACGCCAACGGTCGGGTAACACTTCACGCGGCCCAACCGCTGTGAGGTTGCCCGTGCCGTCAGGGGCGCAGCTGCGGGTGCCGTCGCGGGTGCCGGCTCGCGCACCGGCGGTAGGCGCGGGCCGGGGCCGGACTGGAGGACGATTTGACCATGGTCATGACCATGGTTCTATTGACAGTGCGTTGATGGCGTTGGACAGACTCGGAGCGGACGGATGGAATCGGATCACGAACGGCCCGCGGGGCTCCCGCGGACGATCAAGGCCTCGGAGTTCAAGGCGAAGTGTCTCAAGCTCATGGATGAAGTCGCAGAGACCGGCGAGGAAATCGTCATCACGAAGAACGGCCGCCCCGTGTCGAAGCTCGTGCCCTGCGCGGAGAAACCGGAGACGCTGTTCGGACGGTATCGTGATGTGATGCGGATCCATGGCGATATCGTGGGGCCCATGCCCAGAGAGTGGTGGGACGACGGAGACGACGCCGACGAGGATCTGTTTTGATCCTGCTCGACACACACGTCCTGCTGTGGCACGGGCGCGGGGACCGCCGGCTCGGGCGGCGCGCTCGGCGGATGATCGAGCGGGCGCTACCCCGGAGGCGGGCGGCGATCTCGGCCATATCCTTCTGGGAGATCGCGATGCGCGTCCACAGCGGGCGATTCGACCTTCTCATGGAACCGGAGGCCCTGCGTCGCGACCTCCTCGCCCAGGGACTCGTCGAAATCCCGGTCAGCGGACTGATTGGCGTGCGGGCGGGACGGCTCCCGGGCTTGCACGGCGACCCGGCCGACCGGCTTATCGTTGCCACGGCTCTGGAGGGGTATGAACTGCTCACGGCCGACCGGCGCATTCTCGACTGGTCGGGCAAGCTGAACCGGTTCGACGCGACCGAATAGTTCGGGCTGGACGTTGCCGCGGGAACGTCATGGGTTCGCAGCGATGCAATCAACTCGTGCCGGCCTCCAGGGCGGCGACCTCGGTCATGATGCGGTCGAACTGGGTGGCGGCGCGGTGCGGGGCGAGGTTGCACAGGTAGGCGTGCCGAGCCCCCAGACGGCGGAGGGCAACGATCGTCTCCGCGCAGTGCCGCTCCGGCGTGACTCCGGCTTCGAAGGCCGAAGCCACCGCGTCAACCGGCACCGGGAAGAAGCGCGACAGCCTTTCCAGTACCGTCCGGCGGCCGTTCCGGTAGTAGAAGACGCCGAACGAGCCGGGAATCTCGAGGCCCTCGCGCCCCGCGCCTTCCAGCCAGCGCTCCGCCCGCGCGAGGTCGTGGTGGGACACCACCTGCGTGAGGTAGTAGTCGGCCTCGAACTCCCGGTCCGTGGCGAAGTCGATCTGTTCGGCGATCGGGCGGTGGAGGTTGACCCAGCCTCCGAGTGACAGGCTCCGGGTCCGCTCACGGAACTTCCGTCGGAGCTGATATCCGTGGGGAACGCATCGCTCGGCGCCTCGCACCTTGTCTCCGCCCGTGACCGTGACGCTTTCGACGCCGCGGGCTCGTGCGCGGTCGACATAGCGCAGGCAGTAGTCGAGCGGGTGGAGACAGGTCAGGAAGGGAACCACCCGCCAGGGGTCGACCTCGTTCGCGAGGTTGGCCGTCAGGTGCTGGAGGTTCTCCTCCTCCTCCTCGCCCACGGCGCTGTCCGTGAGCATGAGAAAGGCGTCGCGCGCCGCGAGACCGCGGATGGCATGGGAGAGGTCGATCCACATGTCCATCGCGCCGCCCCGCGTGAGTCCGCTCCGCGGCGGCCGGAGTTCGACCGTCATCGTCGGCGTGTCCCCGCGCAGCCGCTCCACGAACCGGCTGGAGCCCGGTTCCCCGGAGGTGTGCTGGGAGGGTGCCGTGTCGCTCACGCCGGAAGATCTCGCCTTGTTTGCCACGGGCTGCCGGCCCCGCGGAGTGGGGTGTGCTGTAGTGTCGCAGCGACACCAGGATCGAAGCAGGATGCGGTTCCGGAGTTCCGTTGCAAGGGCGGCGGCCGAAGGTTCCGTTCCGACGGGTTCCATGCACCGCGACCGGGAGGAGTGCGGGT
It includes:
- a CDS encoding aldo/keto reductase, which encodes MFTRRDWLRSTAAAGAALSLNPRILRAFANQEMITRPIPSTGEELPIVGLGSSATFQRVALSDDHTQIEGVMQALVDGGGSVFDTAPSYGRGASERAAGDICQRLGISDRIFWATKVNVAGRGGGSADPDAARAQIERSFEYFGVPVIDCIQVHNLGDPPVQVGILEELKAAGRVRYIGITSTSKRQYPALIQSMQDYPLDFIGIDYAVDNVSAADEILPLAAERNIGVLVYVPFGRTRLWSRVGDREVPEWASEFDAHSWAQFFIKFAAAHPAVTVVTPATSRAEHMVDNLGGGMGRLPDEDQQQRMIEYVSQLPEAG
- a CDS encoding type II toxin-antitoxin system Phd/YefM family antitoxin; its protein translation is MESDHERPAGLPRTIKASEFKAKCLKLMDEVAETGEEIVITKNGRPVSKLVPCAEKPETLFGRYRDVMRIHGDIVGPMPREWWDDGDDADEDLF
- a CDS encoding type II toxin-antitoxin system VapC family toxin; this encodes MILLDTHVLLWHGRGDRRLGRRARRMIERALPRRRAAISAISFWEIAMRVHSGRFDLLMEPEALRRDLLAQGLVEIPVSGLIGVRAGRLPGLHGDPADRLIVATALEGYELLTADRRILDWSGKLNRFDATE